The following coding sequences are from one Haloferax marinisediminis window:
- a CDS encoding type IV pilin: protein MNFKELLADNDAVSPVIGVILMVAITVILAAVIGTFVLGLGDQVGNTVPQASFSFDLTDNDQSATDNPDSLSITHESGTEINPEQLTFAVSGATADDADESASATLAIDGVSGATSWNDLSPNDVSAGSTVTLDGNDFQYDLDGDGSFAATGANNDNSGVDSDAEALNLSGATVRLVWADGSGESSATLRSGPPLTPKQ, encoded by the coding sequence ATGAACTTCAAGGAACTCCTCGCTGACAACGACGCTGTGTCTCCAGTCATCGGGGTAATCCTGATGGTTGCCATCACGGTCATCCTCGCGGCCGTTATCGGGACGTTCGTCCTCGGTCTCGGTGACCAAGTCGGCAACACGGTTCCGCAGGCGAGTTTCAGCTTCGACCTCACCGACAACGATCAGTCGGCAACTGATAACCCAGATTCCCTCTCGATTACGCACGAGTCCGGGACTGAAATCAACCCAGAGCAGTTGACGTTCGCAGTTTCCGGTGCTACCGCAGATGACGCTGACGAATCAGCCTCCGCGACGCTGGCAATTGATGGAGTATCCGGGGCAACGTCGTGGAATGACCTGTCGCCAAATGACGTGAGCGCAGGAAGCACAGTCACTCTAGACGGAAATGACTTCCAATACGACCTTGACGGTGATGGTAGTTTTGCAGCAACCGGTGCTAACAACGACAACAGCGGGGTTGACAGCGATGCTGAAGCACTCAACTTGAGCGGAGCAACTGTCCGCCTCGTTTGGGCCGACGGATCCGGCGAATCGTCCGCCACGCTCAGAAGTGGTCCGCCCCTGACGCCTAAGCAGTAA
- a CDS encoding type IV pilin has protein sequence MQLKNLFTEDRAVSPVIGVILMVAITVILAAVIGTFVLGLGDQVSETAPQASFSFSYDQDANTNGEVTITHESGEGISTSLISVEGDNVPTTAAFSDSDSNSKVNAGESAVFEPDAALSSGDTIRIIWSSESGSTSSTLQKWTYNG, from the coding sequence ATGCAACTCAAAAACCTCTTCACAGAAGACCGTGCAGTCAGTCCAGTCATCGGGGTCATCCTGATGGTTGCAATCACCGTCATCTTGGCGGCCGTCATCGGGACCTTCGTCCTCGGTCTCGGTGACCAAGTGAGCGAGACCGCGCCGCAGGCGAGCTTTAGTTTCAGTTACGACCAGGATGCCAATACTAACGGGGAAGTCACTATCACTCACGAAAGTGGTGAAGGTATCAGCACTTCGCTTATCTCAGTTGAAGGAGATAATGTCCCAACTACTGCAGCCTTCTCAGACAGTGACTCGAACAGTAAAGTGAATGCGGGCGAATCCGCTGTATTCGAACCCGATGCAGCACTCAGCAGCGGCGATACGATTCGAATCATCTGGTCGTCCGAAAGTGGCAGCACCTCGTCCACGCTCCAGAAGTGGACCTACAACGGATAA